One genomic window of Polyangium aurulentum includes the following:
- a CDS encoding crotonase/enoyl-CoA hydratase family protein has product MNDLVSLEIADAIATVTLTKPTMPPQFFAEIEEVFRGLSKDVRVRAVVVRSAAKGFSYGLDLPAAMTELGPHFAGGTAGARMELLGLIRRYQGAFDAVAACPVPVVAAVHGMCIGGGLDLAAACDIRLASRDAVFSLRETRIAIVADLGSLQRLPRIIGQGHLREMAFTGKDIGAERAAAIGLVNEVFDDAAAVHAGARRLAEEIARNAPLTVRGVKAVLEFGEGKTAADGLAYVAAWNAAFLASEDLGEAMAAFMEKRAPRFSGR; this is encoded by the coding sequence ATGAACGACCTCGTCTCGCTGGAGATCGCGGATGCGATCGCGACCGTCACGCTCACGAAGCCCACCATGCCTCCGCAGTTCTTCGCCGAGATCGAGGAGGTCTTCCGCGGTCTCTCGAAGGACGTGCGCGTGCGCGCGGTCGTGGTGCGGTCGGCGGCGAAGGGTTTTTCCTACGGCCTCGATCTGCCTGCGGCGATGACGGAGCTCGGGCCGCACTTCGCGGGGGGGACGGCGGGGGCGCGCATGGAGCTGCTCGGGCTCATCCGGCGCTACCAGGGCGCGTTCGACGCGGTGGCAGCGTGTCCGGTGCCGGTGGTCGCGGCTGTGCACGGCATGTGCATCGGGGGCGGGCTCGATCTCGCGGCGGCGTGCGACATCCGGCTCGCGAGCCGGGATGCGGTGTTCTCGTTGCGCGAGACGCGCATCGCGATCGTGGCGGATCTCGGCAGCTTGCAGCGGCTGCCGCGGATCATCGGGCAGGGGCATCTGCGCGAGATGGCGTTCACGGGCAAGGACATCGGGGCAGAGCGGGCGGCGGCGATCGGGCTCGTGAACGAGGTCTTCGACGACGCGGCGGCCGTGCATGCGGGGGCGCGTCGGCTCGCGGAGGAGATCGCGAGGAACGCGCCGCTCACGGTGAGGGGCGTGAAGGCCGTGCTCGAGTTTGGCGAGGGCAAGACGGCGGCGGATGGGCTCGCGTATGTCGCGGCGTGGAACGCGGCCTTCCTCGCGTCGGAGGATCTCGGCGAGGCGATGGCCGCGTTCATGGAGAAGCGTGCGCCGCGGTTCTCGGGCAGGTAG
- a CDS encoding helix-turn-helix domain-containing protein, translating to MPRRQTPDPTAAKVGARIRALREERGLSLSKLGAMSGVSKGSLSGIERGLVLITIATLSNIAHALGLRPVDVLAIPEDGPLEAFLDLIRRMPEEERLRALAALQEPEPPPSEPPPEDPTD from the coding sequence ATGCCCCGACGACAAACACCCGATCCGACGGCCGCCAAGGTGGGCGCACGCATCCGCGCGCTGCGCGAAGAACGAGGCCTGTCCCTCTCGAAGCTCGGCGCCATGAGCGGCGTCTCGAAAGGCAGCCTCTCCGGCATCGAGCGAGGGCTCGTGCTCATCACCATCGCCACCCTCTCCAACATCGCTCACGCCCTCGGGCTCCGACCCGTCGACGTGCTCGCAATCCCAGAGGACGGCCCCCTCGAAGCCTTCCTCGACCTCATCCGACGCATGCCCGAAGAAGAACGCCTCCGCGCCCTCGCTGCCCTCCAAGAACCCGAGCCGCCCCCGAGCGAGCCGCCCCCCGAAGACCCGACCGACTGA